The Colias croceus chromosome 11, ilColCroc2.1 genome has a segment encoding these proteins:
- the LOC123695897 gene encoding 28S ribosomal protein S33, mitochondrial encodes MATNYVKYAQLIKGTSNYARRMQRLSNRIFGEVATQTNPSSLKVVKMFAARPLHTNEEILHYYPRHIETHALMLKLREYGLFRDEHQDFVEEMKRLRALRGKVKVWRRHMNNENKE; translated from the coding sequence atggcAACGAACTACGTAAAATATGCCCAATTAATAAAAGGCACCAGTAACTATGCCCGAAGAATGCAGAGGTTATCCAATCGTATTTTCGGAGAAGTAGCAACGCAAACGAACCCTAGCTCTTTAAAGGTAGTAAAAATGTTTGCGGCTCGACCTTTACATACAAACGAAGAGATCCTTCACTATTATCCGCGCCACATAGAGACACACGCACTCATGTTGAAGCTACGAGAGTATGGTTTGTTCCGAGACGAGCATCAAGACTTTGTGGAGGAAATGAAACGACTTCGCGCGTTACGTGGAAAAGTTAAGGTTTGGAGGCGACATATGAACAATGAAAATAAGGAATAa